A DNA window from Brassica napus cultivar Da-Ae chromosome A4, Da-Ae, whole genome shotgun sequence contains the following coding sequences:
- the LOC106448449 gene encoding uncharacterized protein LOC106448449, with protein sequence MSTSSSDGLDERIDELVDEIVEDYYNDIVEDQPDDEANRAYIERDREGGDDQLWNDYFSEDPTYSAQIFRRRFRMNKNLFLRIVRALKQNFIFFQQRKDATGRWGLSSLQKCTAAIRLLAYGTAADSVDEYLRLADTTAHSCLHHFTDAVIHLFGNEYLRRPTKEDLQRLLYIGEQRGFPGMVGSIDCTLNDINVLDRSPVFDDILEGRAPRVRYMVNGHMYKLAYYLTDGIYPKWSTFIQSITLPQCPKQASFAKWQEAARKDVERAFGVLQARFAIVKNPVRTLDREKIGKIMRAYFQEGESSRTSEVLNEIPTLFNDTFPDRNDLRDRQTHDRLKNDLIENIWNKFGNQD encoded by the exons ATGTCAACATCTTCATCCGATGGTCTAGACGAAAGAATAGACGAACTTGTTGATGAAATAGTTGAAGATTACTACAACGACATAGTGGAGGACCAACCCGATGATGAGGCGAACCGTGCTTATATTGAACGAGACCGTGAAGGAGGAGATGATCAGTTATGGAATGACTACTTCAGTGAAGACCCGACATACTCGGCACAAATATTTAGAAGACGTTTCCGCATGAACAAGAATTTATTCCTGCGTATTGTCAGAGCCCTCAAGCAGAACTTTATATTCTTTCAGCAGAGAAAAGATGCAACCGGTAGGTGGGGTCTATCatcacttcaaaagtgtacggcGGCTATTCGTCTGCTTGCTTATGGTACAGCGGCTGACTCggttgacgaatatctccgacttgcgGACACTACAGCACACTCTTGTTTACATCATTTCACTGACGCAGTTATACACTTATTTGGTAATGAGTATCTACGACGACCCACAAAggaggatcttcaacgactactctATATTGGAGAGCAACGCGGTTTTCCAGGGATGGTCGGGAGCattgact gtaccttaaacgatattaatgtcCTCGATCGGTCTCCGGTTTTTGACGATATCTTAGAAGGTCGAGCTCCGAGGGTAAGGTACATGGTCAACGGACACATGTATAAGTTGGCATACTATCTCACGGACGGTATATATCCAAagtggtcaacatttatccaatctatcacaCTCCCTCAATGTCCCAAACAAGCGTCATTTGCTAAATGGCAAGAAGCagcccgaaaagatgtcgagcgggcatttggagtattgcaagctcGGTTTGCGATAGTGAAAAACCCGGTTCGTACATTGGACAGAGAGAAGatagggaagattatgagagcat attttcaAGAAGGAGAATCTTCGAGAACCTCGGAGGTCCTAAACGAAATTCCTACATTGttcaatgatacatttcccgACCGCAATGATCTTCGTGATAGGCAAACTCATGATCGATTGAAGAATGATTTGATCGAAAACATTTGGAATAAATTTGGTAATCAAGATTAA